Proteins encoded together in one Dermacentor variabilis isolate Ectoservices chromosome 2, ASM5094787v1, whole genome shotgun sequence window:
- the LOC142572550 gene encoding actin-binding Rho-activating protein-like, with protein MADQEDEGKGNAKKEVRVFGRPELASKVAMFQQKADDHDRRQKDNPFSERWDGSTSSALSKDDPRYGHPEEGSKTDKRGQQAGQLISSEVRILCENLHEFGTEQPDGTRAITFGELFQLYTSISNKLVGILLRARKHGLVDFEGEMLYQKRDDGVVIRLLRPIADIHREMGHNPALAQLPKTAPVLLGAKTS; from the exons ATGGCTGACCAGGAAGATGAAGGCAAAGGGAATGCCAAAAAGGAGGTCCGCGTGTTCGGTCGACCGGAGCTGGCGTCCAAGGTAGCCATGTTCCAGCAGAAGGCCGACGACCACGATCGCCGGCAGAAGGACAATCCTTTCTCGGAACGCTGGGATGGATCCACCTCCAGCGCCCTGTCCAAAGACGACCCCCG GTACGGCCACCCCGAGGAAGGCTCGAAGACCGACAAGCGTGGTCAGCAGGCCGGTCAGCTGATTAGCAGCGAGGTCCGCATATTGTGCGAGAACCTGCACGAGTTCGGTACCGAGCAGCCAGACGGAACGCGGGCTATCACGTTCGGCGAGCTCTTCCAG CTGTACACGAGCATCTCGAACAAGCTGGTGGGCATCCTGCTGCGCGCGCGGAAGCACGGCCTCGTCGACTTCGAGGGCGAGATGCTGTACCAGAAGCGGGACGACGGCGTCGTCATCCGGCTGCTGCGCCCCATCGCCGACATACACCGCGAGATGGGCCACAACCCGGCGCTGGCGCAGCTGCCCAAGACCGCGCCCGTGCTGCTGGGAGCCAAGACCTCGTAG